Genomic window (Planctomycetia bacterium):
CCGCGGTTGCCGTCGCCGATGGCGATCAATCGCCCGTCCGGCGAAAACGCGATTTGACCGGGCCGCGAGCTTGCATCCGCGCCGTTCAGACGGGATTGGAGTACGCCCGAGAGCGCATCTCGCAGTTCGATGGAACCGTCGATCTGAACCGCGGCGATCAACGTCCCGTTGGCCGCGTAGGCAAGGCGGCGATTCGCCGCGTCCTTGAGCGAGTATCGTTCCCGGCCCGAGTCGGTTTCCCAAGCCGTGAGGCGGTTGTCGTCGTAGCGGCAGACGGCAAAAGACTTTCCATCTGGTGCGAACACCATGGCATTGGCGGAATTGCATGGCACCGTTGGGACGCTGTCGGATTTCGCCAGTTCGAGTAGGTGCGTCTCAGTCGCCGTCAGCGCCGCCAGGCGACTCCCAAGCGGCTGAAAGGCAAGCACGTGGACGTGTTTGGAGACGTCCCAGGCACGGATCTCGCGCAGTGTTTTCGCATCGATCAATGACACTTCTCCGCGACGCGTGCCCACGGCCAGCGTCCCGCCATCGTGCGACAGCGCGAATGTCGTGACCGGAGCGTCGTTGAGCGGCATCGTGCCCAAGTGTGTCCAAGGATTCACCTTCCAAAGATCGATTTGTTCATTGGAATGGCAAGCTACTGTCTGTCCGTCGCCGGACAGAATATGGTGAAGCGACGTCGACTTGATCGAAAACAGGACTTCGCCGCCGATCGGCCGATCGAGGCTCCACACGCGCGCCGCGCCGTCGACGCCGGCCGTGACGATGCATTTATCGTCAGGCGACCGTGCCGCGGCCCAGACGCGCGAAGCGTGCGTATGCCGATACGGCGTCTTGATCGTCGAATGGATCGCGTCTTGAAACAACCGCCCTTCGAGGTCCACCGCTAGGAAACGCTGCCCGTCGCCGCGCAGTACCACGGCTCGTTGCCTGGTACCTGCATGCAACGCGCTGACCACGCGTTCGCCGCTTGCCACGCTAAGCAAAACTACATGGCCCTTGTTGTCGCCTACCAGGAGGTTCGCGCCCGGCCGATCAAAGCACAACGAAACCGGTTGATTGATGTGGCGAGATTGCATCCAGGCAATCTCCCAGTCGGCACTACGGTAAAATCGTAAATGGCCGTCGCGCGAGCCGGCCGCCAAATGCTGGCCGTCGGGGGAATACAGCACCACGTTGATCCGATGGTTGGCATCGATCAGACTGCGGGCGAGCTTGCGACCGGCGAGATCCCAAATGCGCAGCACGTAGTCTTCCCCGCCCGAGGCCAACCATTGTTCGTCGGGGCTGATCGACAGGCTCAACACGTTGCCAACATGCCCTTTGAACGTATGCAACGGCTCGCCGTCCTCCACGCGCCATTGACGTACGAGCCCGTCGTCGCCGCCGCTGATGAGTTCCGTACCATGCCGGAAAAACTGCAAGCAATTCACGTTGCCGTGATGGGCGTCGATTACGCGCAACGGCGCCCCGGTCTGGGCGTCCCAAATCCGCACCGTGCCATCGTGACCGCCGGTGGCGATCCGCGTTCCGGTCGAATTATAAGTGACCGCGGAGACCGGTCCCTCGTGACCGCGGAGGACGAGTTCTTCGTCATTTAGGGCGCGGTTCAGCCAGTGCCAGGCGAAATCGCGCACGTCCTGCTCGCCGGGCGCCGGAATGTGACGATCGAGCAGCTCTTGCGCCAATGTCAACTTGCCGTCTCGACGCGCTGCATCGATCAAGGGGACATCATGAACGTAGGTCATCTCGCGCAATTCCAGATTGCGCGCATCGCTCTTGGCGATCTCTTCGCGCAACCGGTGGTTATGCCAAAGTGCGCCGCTCAGCAACAGCATCACGGCGCAGGTCGCGACAGCCAGCAAGGCCGACACCGCGCGATGACGGCGCACCCACTTTGTCGTCTGGTCCCAGCGTGTCGCGCGGCGGGCCAGGATCGGTTTGTGTTCCAAGAACCGCCGCAGGTCGTCGGCCAGGGCCTGGGCCGTGTCGTACCTGGCGGCGGGTTCCTTGGAGAGAGTCTTGAGGAGGATTGTTTCCAGGTCGAGCGGCATACTGGGAACAATCATGCGCGGATACGCCGGATCCGTCTCGGCGATCTCGCGCAACATCGCCGCGCGCTCCTGCCCCCGCACGACCGGCCTGTCCGTGGCCAATTCGTACAGCGTCGCGCCCAGCGAGTAAATATCGGTGCGGTGATCGATCATCGTCGGCTTGCCCGACGCCTGCTCCGGGCTCATGTAACGGAGCGTGCCGAGCAAGTCGCCGGTCATCGTGAACTGCGCGTCTGCCCCGATCCGCGCCAGGCCGAAGTCCGTGACCCAGACCTTGCCGGCGGCGTCCAACATCAGATTCGACGGTTTGACGTCGCGGTGAATCACGCCCATCTGATGCGCGTGGTCGAGCGCCTCGGCGGCCTGAATTCCCAGCCGCGCGACCGCGGCGAAGAAGCCAGCGTCGCGCATCGTGATGGCATGGCCGGCCCGCAAGGTGTCCGCGGGAAGTGCTGCGTGCGAAGGGATGACTGACGAGTCGGCGTCGCTTTCCGCGGCCGTCGACTGACCTTCCCGTCGGCGCGCCTGGATCACGTCCGCCAGGCTGGGTCCATCGACGAACTTCATCGCGAAGAAGTGGATGCCGCGCTCGCAACCCACGCCGTACACCTCGACAATGTTCGGATGATCCAAATGCGCCGCGGCCAGGGCTTCGTTCTTGAATCGTTGCAGTTGCCGGGGATCGAGCACGGCGGCCAGCGGCAACGTCTTGAGCGCCACGCGACGGCCGAGCGACAACTGCTGGGCTTCGTAGACAATGCCCATGCCGCCCCGGCCAACCTCGCGGACAATGCGGTAGTCTCCCAGCGGTTCCGTGAACGGAATGGCCTCTTCGGCAAGCTGAGTGAGCGACGCCGCCGAGGCTTCGACATCGGGTGCGGCCTGTCGCACCAACCGCAGGCCTGACAGGCAGTCGAGGAGCCTTTCGGCGATCGTCGGATGGAGTTGAACGAAATCGCGGGTGGCCGGAGCGCGGCCTGCGGCCGCCAGGTCGAGGTATTGCTCCAACGCATCAATCAGCCGTTCGTCGTCTGGCTGGCTGGGTTCGCGGCGCACCAGGGCAAGGGCTTCCGCGCGGCTCGCTCGCTCAGAAGGCATGATCGTCCCCCCAACCGGTGCGCAATTGTGCGAGACCTCGCATCCAGAGCTTCTTGACGCTATCGACCGATCGCCCCATCCGCTCCGCGACCTCGGCGAAGGACAGGCCCTCCAGGTGACGCAGCACCACCGCGTCACGATAGTGCGGGGGCAGTTTCGCCAACGCATTGGCCAGCAACACCGCGCGCTCGCGTTCGGCGTAGCGGTCGCTCGGCGATTCGCCGTCCGTCAGCGCGCGGGCGAGCGCCTGGGAGGATTCGTGCAATTCCTGGTCAATGCCGCATTCCAGATTGATTTGGCGGCGCGCGGTGCTGCGAAAGCGCCGCGAGAAGTCCAGCAGGCTCGTGGCCAGCACGCGGCGAAGCCAGGCGGCCAGCTCTTGTTCGGTCGCGCCCTGGAACTGGGCAAAGGCGCGATGCGCGCGCAACAACGCATCCTGCACGACGTCGGACGCGTCGACTTTGCTTCTCAGGCGGCGATCGAGATGTACGCGTGCCAACAACTTCAAGTATTCCCGGTAGTAAGCGAGAATTTCCCCGAGCGCGCCGTCGCTGCCTTCCCGGGCGCGGGTGAGGAGCTCCACCAAATGCTTCGGCGTCGACCCGCTCACCATGCAAATACGATCCTCTCAGGCTAGAGACGCGAAAAAAGGAAAAACGGGCCGCTCGCAGCAGAAAATTCTGGCGTCAGCGCCCATGATATGACGCAAACCATTGGCGTTACAATGGTTGCGAATGAACCGAAATGGACGCAGTTGGAGAAAAGACCTGCGTCACGTCGATGGCGCGTCGAAGACCCGCCGCCTCAAGAAAAGAGCGCGGACTAGGTGCCGACAGTCGCGGTCGACTGCATCTCGCACGCTGAGAGCAGCGATTTCAGCCACGCGGCGGCCGGGCAAAGAAACGGCCGGAACTTTTCCAACATGCCCTGATCCTGGCGGTACAGGAGCGCCCGGTGCGGGCCAAGTTGGCTGGCTGCCGCCGAGTCGATCAATAGGCTGGAGTCCGCGGCGCTCATTTGCAAAAGCACGAGGTTGTCGAACTCCTTGAGAGCGGAGCGTTCCAGCGAGCGATTGAAGTTGGCCAGCGAGTCGCACCAGATCAGCGTATGCAGTCCCAGCGCCGGCCCTTCGCGCAGGAGCTCCGCGAATTGTCGATCCGCGCGCGCCGTCGCCTCTTGTCCCGATCGGCCGTATCCGAAGTCGTCGTCTTGGCGCCGGAGTTGGCGCAACATTGCCAAATTGTGAACCAACAGATACCAAGGCGCCGCAGTGACTTGCCCCTCGCGGCGACGTTCCAGCTCCGCTGCGAATCGGCTCATTACGTCCGCGGCGTCGCCGCCGGGATGGATGGCGAACCGATGTGGTGAGGAGTTCGCCAGTTGGAGCGTCGAAGCGTCGAAATCGTGGCCCAATTTTCCCGCGTGCAGCAATACGCAGGTTGGCGCGCCCGAGGACGCGTCAGCCTCTGGTTCAGCCGTCAACAGGCTTAAGAGCGCCGCGGCCATCATGCCGCCGGCGAGGCGATCGTCTTGTCCAAGCCAAAGGAGATTGGCGCCGTGTCGATGTTCGAACGTCACCTGCGTGATCCCGTCCAATGCCAGCGCCTCGCCCAGGCAAACGTGCCGCGCGTCGCCATCGCGAGGTTCGCGCGCCGCACTTGCGAATGCGGCGCTTTGCGCAATGTCCGCCGGCTGCGAGCCTTCGAAGACAACTTGCGCGATTTCGCCTTCGCCGCGCGATTCCGCCAGGGCGCTGATTTCGTCGAGGTAATGTTCGCGCCGGTCGTCGGGCGTCCAAACGACCTGGAACAGGTGATTTCCTTCCGCGAATCCATTGGCGTCGTTGTAAATCGCCTCGCCGGGCCGAGTCAGAAGCTTGGCCGCCGCATTGTCGTCGCTGAGAATCAACTGCGCGTCGGCTTCGTTGCATTGCAGCGCGATGCGGACGGCCATTTGGCCCAGCGTGCTCCTCGCCAGGCCATACGCGCCGCCGAGCGTCTGCGAACCGAGGATCACGTGAATGCCGAACGCACGGCCTTGCCGCACCAGCCGGTCGAGCAAGAGCGCCGCTTCTTGCGCGATCTTGTCGTCCTGGACGAAATACTCTTGAAACTCATCGACAATCAGCAGCACGCGCGGTAGATCGTGCCCTGCGTCGCGATAGGCCGCGACGTCCTGCACGCCCAGGGCGCGAAACTGTTCTCCGCGGCGGCGCATTTCGCGATCCAATCGCTGCATCACGCTCAGGCCGAATTCCCGCTCGCTCTCGATGGCGACCACGCGGGCATGCGGCAGGCGATGTGTCACGTACGGTTTGAACTCGACCCCTTTCTTGAAGTCGATCAGATACATCTGCAGTTCGCTTGGCGCGTAGCGCAGGGCGGCGTTCGTGATCAGCGCGTGCAACAGCGTCGACTTGCCGGAGCCGGTCTTGCCGGCGATCAACACGTGTTGCGACGTGCCTTCTCCGAGGCGCAGGTGTTGCAGCCTGGTTGCACCGGCGCGGCCCAGCGGCAGGTTGAGCCCCCGCCGGCTGTCGGCCGTCCAGTATTCATCCGCACGCGGAGCAATGGCTTCGAAGGGCACTTCCACGCGTCGTGTCGCGATCGCCGCTTCTCCGGCCGATTGAAGGAGCGGCTTGCACATTTTCTCCGGCGGCGCATCGACCACGACCGACAACGGGTCCGTTTCGTCGTGGCGCCAGAGGACTTCACCCGCCGAGATCTGGAATGTCTCCAGGTGCTGGCGCAACTCCGCCAGTTGCTTTGCCGCCGCGTTACCGAGGCGTTCGTCGGCACTGATGAGCAGATGCACGCCGCAACGCGGCCCGGCCGCAGCGATGCTGGCCAATCGGCGCATCGTGGCATCGGTTACGCCTTGCGAAAAGTTGGCCATGATGACGACGCGCAGCGGCTCCGCCATTTCGCCGGCCTGCCGGTTGTAGTCGTGAATCGAGGCGAACTCGT
Coding sequences:
- a CDS encoding protein kinase, coding for MPSERASRAEALALVRREPSQPDDERLIDALEQYLDLAAAGRAPATRDFVQLHPTIAERLLDCLSGLRLVRQAAPDVEASAASLTQLAEEAIPFTEPLGDYRIVREVGRGGMGIVYEAQQLSLGRRVALKTLPLAAVLDPRQLQRFKNEALAAAHLDHPNIVEVYGVGCERGIHFFAMKFVDGPSLADVIQARRREGQSTAAESDADSSVIPSHAALPADTLRAGHAITMRDAGFFAAVARLGIQAAEALDHAHQMGVIHRDVKPSNLMLDAAGKVWVTDFGLARIGADAQFTMTGDLLGTLRYMSPEQASGKPTMIDHRTDIYSLGATLYELATDRPVVRGQERAAMLREIAETDPAYPRMIVPSMPLDLETILLKTLSKEPAARYDTAQALADDLRRFLEHKPILARRATRWDQTTKWVRRHRAVSALLAVATCAVMLLLSGALWHNHRLREEIAKSDARNLELREMTYVHDVPLIDAARRDGKLTLAQELLDRHIPAPGEQDVRDFAWHWLNRALNDEELVLRGHEGPVSAVTYNSTGTRIATGGHDGTVRIWDAQTGAPLRVIDAHHGNVNCLQFFRHGTELISGGDDGLVRQWRVEDGEPLHTFKGHVGNVLSLSISPDEQWLASGGEDYVLRIWDLAGRKLARSLIDANHRINVVLYSPDGQHLAAGSRDGHLRFYRSADWEIAWMQSRHINQPVSLCFDRPGANLLVGDNKGHVVLLSVASGERVVSALHAGTRQRAVVLRGDGQRFLAVDLEGRLFQDAIHSTIKTPYRHTHASRVWAAARSPDDKCIVTAGVDGAARVWSLDRPIGGEVLFSIKSTSLHHILSGDGQTVACHSNEQIDLWKVNPWTHLGTMPLNDAPVTTFALSHDGGTLAVGTRRGEVSLIDAKTLREIRAWDVSKHVHVLAFQPLGSRLAALTATETHLLELAKSDSVPTVPCNSANAMVFAPDGKSFAVCRYDDNRLTAWETDSGRERYSLKDAANRRLAYAANGTLIAAVQIDGSIELRDALSGVLQSRLNGADASSRPGQIAFSPDGRLIAIGDGNRGVRLISVMSKQELFRIDELPGVSYLTFAPDGKSLWTTCDDGETCSLVRWSIDLPSERPTNHNNLVPAAASRGERL
- a CDS encoding sigma-70 family RNA polymerase sigma factor, which gives rise to MVSGSTPKHLVELLTRAREGSDGALGEILAYYREYLKLLARVHLDRRLRSKVDASDVVQDALLRAHRAFAQFQGATEQELAAWLRRVLATSLLDFSRRFRSTARRQINLECGIDQELHESSQALARALTDGESPSDRYAERERAVLLANALAKLPPHYRDAVVLRHLEGLSFAEVAERMGRSVDSVKKLWMRGLAQLRTGWGDDHAF
- a CDS encoding FtsK/SpoIIIE domain-containing protein, with amino-acid sequence MFAKVDETPTEQSLRLLRTLTDLGSHWADAERATELAHTKEQAAARQEAEAAAEAAASRLRDEIARSERECSLALQATETRLQIEEQAIEAARDWAVEQVAGAVALLEQQALQAYTEARWLAHSVYEAQSKRLADQAMRAQRRIQQHQRSLASIERHADECVAYLGLAPAPALAFERQSRDDGASEGTQREQIDASLERATLLLGALRALRLPRLVRGAGWLTILLAAAALVAPVCFLLFGAFSLAMAVSSAALIAVVTLSATLWLRRIARRQVAVAEQTLRGSLAEATALCQQALRGAAEESRRRKRKLRAHRDREFARAEDDRAAVAAACRRRQQTELPQLTHDADQKMLALDQASQRDLAEAQTLGEQRVAGAREQWRATSSNIEAILREQMGAAEVRRANVLAERQSQSRIALAKACAELVALQSELHTTSPVWQSVAEHSPKPGEFPRAVRLGSFAASTLALPGPLDCVDNDLPAALSFPNQLSLLVTSELADRDQAIQLVQTVGLRLLTSLPPGKVRFTIIDPTGLGEAFAGWMHLADYDEALVGHRIWTEPAQIERKLAEITEHMETVIQKYLRNEFASIHDYNRQAGEMAEPLRVVIMANFSQGVTDATMRRLASIAAAGPRCGVHLLISADERLGNAAAKQLAELRQHLETFQISAGEVLWRHDETDPLSVVVDAPPEKMCKPLLQSAGEAAIATRRVEVPFEAIAPRADEYWTADSRRGLNLPLGRAGATRLQHLRLGEGTSQHVLIAGKTGSGKSTLLHALITNAALRYAPSELQMYLIDFKKGVEFKPYVTHRLPHARVVAIESEREFGLSVMQRLDREMRRRGEQFRALGVQDVAAYRDAGHDLPRVLLIVDEFQEYFVQDDKIAQEAALLLDRLVRQGRAFGIHVILGSQTLGGAYGLARSTLGQMAVRIALQCNEADAQLILSDDNAAAKLLTRPGEAIYNDANGFAEGNHLFQVVWTPDDRREHYLDEISALAESRGEGEIAQVVFEGSQPADIAQSAAFASAAREPRDGDARHVCLGEALALDGITQVTFEHRHGANLLWLGQDDRLAGGMMAAALLSLLTAEPEADASSGAPTCVLLHAGKLGHDFDASTLQLANSSPHRFAIHPGGDAADVMSRFAAELERRREGQVTAAPWYLLVHNLAMLRQLRRQDDDFGYGRSGQEATARADRQFAELLREGPALGLHTLIWCDSLANFNRSLERSALKEFDNLVLLQMSAADSSLLIDSAAASQLGPHRALLYRQDQGMLEKFRPFLCPAAAWLKSLLSACEMQSTATVGT